The following are encoded in a window of Primulina eburnea isolate SZY01 chromosome 4, ASM2296580v1, whole genome shotgun sequence genomic DNA:
- the LOC140829656 gene encoding uncharacterized protein, whose translation MATETNVQRETGHVVPPQVVPHATPRAAAVVVPASHGEKPEKFTGVDFKRWQQKMLFYLTMLNLARFLTEDAPKLNEGEGDVESVSAVEAWNHSDFLCRNYVLNGLADSLYNVFCEKKTAKELWESIDRKYKTEDAGAKKFLVGRFLDFKMVDSKPVISQVQELQVILHEIHGEGMTLSESFQVAAIVEKLPPAWKDFKN comes from the coding sequence ATGGCTACTGAAACCAACGTGCAAAGGGAAACTGGTCATGTTGTCCCTCCTCAAGTTGTCCCTCATGCTACCCCACGTGCTGCTGCGGTTGTTGTTCCAGCAAGTCACGGTGAAAAACCCGAGAAGTTTACTGGTGTGGACTTCAAAAGGTGGCAGCAGAAGATGCTGTTTTACTTGACGATGCTGAACCTGGCTAGATTCCTCACGGAGGATGCTCCTAAACTGAACGAGGGTGAGGGAGATGTTGAATCTGTTAGTGCGGTTGAGGCATGGAATCATTCTGATTTCTTGTGCCGAAACTATGTACTAAACGGATTGGCAGATTCGCTCTACAACGTGTTTTGCGAAAAGAAAACGGCTAAAGAGCTGTGGGAATCCATTGACAGAAAGTACAAAACCGAGGATGCCGGGGCCAAGAAGTTTCTTGTTGGTCGCTTTCTGGACTTtaaaatggtggattcaaaGCCGGTTATCAGCCAAGTTCAAGAACTCCAAGTGATTCTTCACGAGATTCACGGTGAGGGGATGACTTTGAGCGAATCATTCCAAGTGGCTGCTATTGTTGAGAAGCTACCACCAGCTTGGAAGGATTTCAAAAACTAG